Below is a genomic region from Gallus gallus isolate bGalGal1 chromosome 10, bGalGal1.mat.broiler.GRCg7b, whole genome shotgun sequence.
GGGGCAGGTGATAAATAAACAGGTTACAGCCCTCGGGACCTGGGTGACACACAAAGGACAGGGCCACACGTCAGCTGCCAGGTGGGGGCCACCGGCAGCGCGCGGAGCGCGGGGTGCCCCCCTTACCTTCTCGCTGCTGCTGCGGGATGATGGGCGCTTGCTGGGGGAAGGCTTGGCTGATGGGTGCGTAGGCAGTGGGATATGCTGCTGGAACAGAGAACGCGGCACTGAAACCCCGGCACAGGATGGGGACTGGTCCCCACAGGGACGTCTCCTGCTGTCACGCATCCCCAGCACGCTGGGTTTGGTGGCACAGAGGTCCAAGCACCCACGGGCACCGCTCTGGTGGCTGCTTCCCAAAGCCTCGTTTCTCCCAGCCGTACCAGGAAGCAGAGGGTTGGGTGTGGCACCATGAAATGGTGCAAATGGGGTTCAAAACCCCGTTTCTGAGGTGTTTGCTCCCATGGAGATGGATATGGGAATGGCTCTCCCAGGGGGGATGCTGGTGGCACCAGGAATGTGCCATTACTGAGGGGGAAAGCAGCGCATTAGGTTGATAAAAACAATGACCAGGGGTCAAGAATTTGGTTTCCTGGTGAAAATTTGGAAACAATCACCAGTGCGCCTAATTATCTTTCCTCCAGCCTGCCTCCAAAATCAGCTGGAGCACCAGCACGAGGGCAATGGGAACGCATTGGTTGGGATTAGGGGACGATGCTCTGAATCGGAATCACCCCatcactgccccacagctcccacacCCCACACTTGCTGCATCAAACACAGTAACGTGTGCCCAGTTCACTCCCAACCCGCAAAGAGCAGAGAGGGGAGAGATGGAGAAGTGCAAAGCCAAGTGTGAGACCTGCATAGTGCTGCATGCCCGCGTAGGCTTGCTGGAGGGGATCTGCCACTGTGGGGCTTTGAGctgggaagagaaaagggagaaggaagagagtaAGCAAAGGGAAAGTCGAGGACAGCTCCCAGCACATGCCGGGGAACGTGCCTGAGCCCCGCGGGGCGGTACCTGGGTAGGGGTGGATGCCGTTGGTGTAGATGGTCTCAGAGGTGGGCTGCCCGTTGGTCTGTGGCGGCAGCGGGCTGAAGCCGTTCACGCCAATAGGTGTGGCAATGCTGGGCACGGGCGCCGTGCTGATGCCAGGCGGGGTGCTGGTACCTGCGGGCCAGGGGGAGGATAGAGGCTCAGCGCCACTGTGGCCACACGGCCACCAAGGGGACGGCTGGAGGGGGGGTGGTTGTACCTGAAGAAGGGGTGAGGGGGGCGGCCACCAGCCCGCTGACGTTGAAGGCGGCCATCTGCTGCATCTGGGCAGCAGCAATGGCGGCCATGGGGTTCAGGCAGGTCCCCTGCGCCGCTGCCATCAGGGCCGCCTGCTGCTGCATGATCTGACACGGGACAGCcgaggagagaggggaaagcaAGTGAggcacagaggaagaaaggagcgAGGAGGGTAAATTAGCACGATCTGTCTATTAGCAGAACATTAGCGTGTTCTGGCATgttccccccaaaaaatcagGCTCTGTCCCACGCCGCCCCGTACCGCCTGTGTGTAGGCCCCGTAGGCGCCGAACTGGATGGTCATGGGGTTGAAGATGCCCAGCTGCCCCGCCATCTGGTGCATCCGCCGCAGGGTCCTCTCCTTGTCCGTGTCCGCAAACTTCACcaccaggctggatgaggcgCCCTGTggcacagcaaggcagggctgagcagggccACGACCGCATCCCCGCCACGTCACC
It encodes:
- the CELF6 gene encoding CUGBP Elav-like family member 6 isoform X7; protein product: MQLPQVPAPGPRPPVLWVPAGSKLLCIEMNRPIQVKPADSEGRGEDRKLFVGMLGKQQSEDDVRRLFEPFGQIEECTILRGPDGASKGCAFVKYSSHAEAQAAISSLHGSQTMPGASSSLVVKFADTDKERTLRRMHQMAGQLGIFNPMTIQFGAYGAYTQAIMQQQAALMAAAQGTCLNPMAAIAAAQMQQMAAFNVSGLVAAPLTPSSGTSTPPGISTAPVPSIATPIGVNGFSPLPPQTNGQPTSETIYTNGIHPYPAQSPTVADPLQQAYAGMQHYAAAYPTAYAPISQAFPQQAPIIPQQQREGPEGCNLFIYHLPQEFGDAELTQMFLPFGNVISAKVFVDRATNQSKCFGFVSFDNPTSAQAAIQAMNGFQIGMKRLKVQLKRPKDANRPY
- the CELF6 gene encoding CUGBP Elav-like family member 6 isoform X6 — encoded protein: MLRGCAFLTYCARDSALKAQSALHEQKTLPGMNRPIQVKPADSEGRGEDRKLFVGMLGKQQSEDDVRRLFEPFGQIEECTILRGPDGASKGCAFVKYSSHAEAQAAISSLHGSQTMPGASSSLVVKFADTDKERTLRRMHQMAGQLGIFNPMTIQFGAYGAYTQAIMQQQAALMAAAQGTCLNPMAAIAAAQMQQMAAFNVSGLVAAPLTPSSGTSTPPGISTAPVPSIATPIGVNGFSPLPPQTNGQPTSETIYTNGIHPYPAQSPTVADPLQQAYAGMQHYAAAYPTAYAPISQAFPQQAPIIPQQQREGPEGCNLFIYHLPQEFGDAELTQMFLPFGNVISAKVFVDRATNQSKCFGFVSFDNPTSAQAAIQAMNGFQIGMKRLKVQLKRPKDANRPY
- the CELF6 gene encoding CUGBP Elav-like family member 6 isoform X11 gives rise to the protein METAMNRPIQVKPADSEGRGDRKLFVGMLGKQQSEDDVRRLFEPFGQIEECTILRGPDGASKGCAFVKYSSHAEAQAAISSLHGSQTMPGASSSLVVKFADTDKERTLRRMHQMAGQLGIFNPMTIQFGAYGAYTQAIMQQQAALMAAAQGTCLNPMAAIAAAQMQQMAAFNVSGLVAAPLTPSSGTSTPPGISTAPVPSIATPIGVNGFSPLPPQTNGQPTSETIYTNGIHPYPAQSPTVADPLQQAYAGMQHYAAAYPTAYAPISQAFPQQAPIIPQQQREGPEGCNLFIYHLPQEFGDAELTQMFLPFGNVISAKVFVDRATNQSKCFGFVSFDNPTSAQAAIQAMNGFQIGMKRLKVQLKRPKDANRPY
- the CELF6 gene encoding CUGBP Elav-like family member 6 isoform X9; translated protein: MQLPQVPAPGPRPPVLWVPAGSKLLCIEMNRPIQVKPADSEGRGEDRKLFVGMLGKQQSEDDVRRLFEPFGQIEECTILRGPDGASKGCAFVKYSSHAEAQAAISSLHGSQTMPGASSSLVVKFADTDKERTLRRMHQMAGQLGIFNPMTIQFGAYGAYTQAIMQQQAALMAAAQGTCLNPMAAIAAAQMQQMAAFNVSGLVAAPLTPSSGTSTPPGISTAPVPSIATPIGVNGFSPLPPQTNGQPTSETIYTNGIHPYPAQSPTVADPLQQAYAGMQHYAAYPTAYAPISQAFPQQAPIIPQQQREGPEGCNLFIYHLPQEFGDAELTQMFLPFGNVISAKVFVDRATNQSKCFGFVSFDNPTSAQAAIQAMNGFQIGMKRLKVQLKRPKDANRPY
- the CELF6 gene encoding CUGBP Elav-like family member 6 isoform X10, whose protein sequence is METAMNRPIQVKPADSEGRGEDRKLFVGMLGKQQSEDDVRRLFEPFGQIEECTILRGPDGASKGCAFVKYSSHAEAQAAISSLHGSQTMPGASSSLVVKFADTDKERTLRRMHQMAGQLGIFNPMTIQFGAYGAYTQAIMQQQAALMAAAQGTCLNPMAAIAAAQMQQMAAFNVSGLVAAPLTPSSGTSTPPGISTAPVPSIATPIGVNGFSPLPPQTNGQPTSETIYTNGIHPYPAQSPTVADPLQQAYAGMQHYAAAYPTAYAPISQAFPQQAPIIPQQQREGPEGCNLFIYHLPQEFGDAELTQMFLPFGNVISAKVFVDRATNQSKCFGFVSFDNPTSAQAAIQAMNGFQIGMKRLKVQLKRPKDANRPY
- the CELF6 gene encoding CUGBP Elav-like family member 6 isoform X8, coding for MQLPQVPAPGPRPPVLWVPAGSKLLCIEMNRPIQVKPADSEGRGDRKLFVGMLGKQQSEDDVRRLFEPFGQIEECTILRGPDGASKGCAFVKYSSHAEAQAAISSLHGSQTMPGASSSLVVKFADTDKERTLRRMHQMAGQLGIFNPMTIQFGAYGAYTQAIMQQQAALMAAAQGTCLNPMAAIAAAQMQQMAAFNVSGLVAAPLTPSSGTSTPPGISTAPVPSIATPIGVNGFSPLPPQTNGQPTSETIYTNGIHPYPAQSPTVADPLQQAYAGMQHYAAAYPTAYAPISQAFPQQAPIIPQQQREGPEGCNLFIYHLPQEFGDAELTQMFLPFGNVISAKVFVDRATNQSKCFGFVSFDNPTSAQAAIQAMNGFQIGMKRLKVQLKRPKDANRPY